From a single Lytechinus variegatus isolate NC3 chromosome 9, Lvar_3.0, whole genome shotgun sequence genomic region:
- the LOC121421776 gene encoding uncharacterized protein LOC121421776, whose translation MERIDVDTLCRDAKGNYYNIHMTKHTQGPLLEVLDSIRNFIFDTAISGTDIIWTGWEEVMPGDFVYWIHPGSHLYVFLDAEAAQHTYNSLCFTRNGNQITITNFGPFGWNKGCTQKFSKKGGELVARDQLHDEAVVAATIAAKEGLKYLTKDEPVLRFASGMIFSALRASDGDLAGAGLEASAAAAPLVLGKGTAASHVTNMFETALLMKDLYDAMK comes from the coding sequence ATGGAACGAATCGATGTCGACACCCTCTGCAGGGACGCCAAGGGTAACTATTATAACATTCATATGACAAAGCACACCCAAGGTCCCCTCCTAGAAGTTTTAGATAGTATCCGTAATTTCATCTTCGATACAGCCATTAGTGGTACTGACATCATATGGACGGGTTGGGAGGAAGTGATGCCGGGCGACTTCGTATACTGGATTCATCCTGGAAGCCACCTGTATGTTTTCTTAGACGCGGAGGCGGCTCAACATACTTACAACTCCCTCTGCTTTACCAGGAACGGCAACCAGATTACTATTACCAACTTTGGCCCGTTCGGTTGGAATAAGGGTTGCACACAAAAGTTCTCAAAAAAAGGCGGTGAGCTGGTCGCAAGGGATCAGCTGCATGATGAGGCCGTTGTGGCTGCAACAATTGCTGCAAAGGAGGGGCTAAAGTATTTAACTAAAGATGAGCCAGTTCTTAGATTCGCATCGGGAATGATCTTCAGTGCATTGCGTGCAAGCGATGGCGATTTAGCAGGAGCCGGTTTAGAAGCTTCTGCTGCAGCGGCTCCGCTTGTGTTAGGTAAAGGAACTGCCGCATCTCACGTAACTAACATGTTTGAAACCGCGCTTTTAATGAAAGACCTCTACGACGCCATGAAGTAA